The Pseudomonas baetica genome includes a region encoding these proteins:
- a CDS encoding ISL3 family transposase: protein MKPDGDALQIDLTPHATRFPSCGGCQKPCSTTHEYCQRVIRDLPILGRAVRLSVLLRRVGCRDCGKRMEAVSWLDRYARMTRRLAEAVIQACERLPTLHVAQMFGLHWETVRVLERRALQAALSVLPKAQPRRLVMDEFALFKGHRYASVVLDADTRRVLWIGEGRSRAAVRPFFEELGPEGCARIEAVAMDMNTAFDLEVRQHCPKARVVYDLFHVVAKYGREVIDRVRVDEANRLRHDKPARKVIKQARWLLLRNPQNLKTPEQQVRLEDLLAANQALMTVYLMKAELKTLWTPSTAWGWRSAWKQWLRHADESAIPALILFAKRLKGYWRGIVSRVRWPMHTGQLEGINNRIKVIKRMAYGYRDSEFFFMKIKSVFPGNP, encoded by the coding sequence ATCAAGCCTGATGGTGATGCCCTCCAGATCGATCTTACACCCCACGCCACCCGATTCCCTTCCTGTGGTGGGTGCCAAAAACCCTGTTCAACCACGCATGAGTATTGCCAGCGAGTCATTCGTGATTTACCCATTCTCGGTCGCGCAGTACGCCTGAGCGTTTTGCTCCGACGCGTTGGTTGCCGCGACTGTGGCAAACGCATGGAGGCCGTCAGTTGGCTGGATCGCTATGCCCGCATGACACGGCGTCTGGCAGAGGCGGTCATTCAAGCCTGTGAACGCCTTCCCACGTTGCACGTAGCGCAGATGTTTGGGCTGCATTGGGAGACCGTTCGGGTGCTGGAGCGTCGAGCCTTGCAAGCAGCATTGAGCGTTTTGCCAAAGGCGCAACCGCGACGTTTGGTGATGGACGAGTTCGCATTGTTCAAAGGTCATCGTTATGCCAGCGTTGTTCTGGATGCGGATACGCGACGGGTGCTGTGGATCGGCGAAGGCCGCAGCCGGGCGGCGGTCAGGCCATTTTTCGAAGAGCTGGGGCCAGAGGGGTGCGCCCGAATCGAAGCGGTGGCAATGGACATGAACACCGCTTTTGATCTGGAGGTTCGTCAGCACTGCCCAAAAGCGCGAGTGGTCTACGACCTTTTCCATGTGGTGGCCAAATATGGCCGAGAGGTGATTGATCGGGTTCGCGTCGACGAAGCCAATCGACTGCGTCACGACAAGCCGGCCCGAAAGGTCATCAAGCAAGCGCGTTGGCTGCTCCTGCGCAACCCGCAGAACCTGAAAACACCGGAGCAACAGGTCCGCTTGGAGGATTTGCTGGCGGCCAACCAAGCGTTGATGACGGTCTACTTGATGAAAGCTGAACTCAAAACGCTCTGGACGCCAAGTACCGCCTGGGGCTGGAGATCAGCCTGGAAGCAATGGCTGCGCCACGCTGATGAAAGCGCGATACCGGCTCTGATCCTGTTCGCCAAACGGCTAAAGGGTTATTGGCGGGGAATCGTCAGCCGGGTTCGCTGGCCGATGCACACGGGGCAGTTGGAAGGCATAAACAATCGAATAAAGGTTATCAAACGGATGGCGTACGGTTACCGGGATAGCGAATTCTTTTTCATGAAAATCAAGAGCGTCTTTCCCGGTAATCCGTGA
- a CDS encoding Dyp-type peroxidase, whose amino-acid sequence MSYYQPGILATPVPAQARHLFFALQSVEALPQAIDNLMSLVDGKSVVVGFGESLARALNVEIDGLRSFPAMTGVGVENPSTQHALWVWLHGVDRGELLNRCNAFEAALAPALSLVEAQEAFRHKDGHDLTGYEDGTENPHDEAAIAAALLSEGAEGLVGGSFAAIQQWQHDLKGFHKLSADDKDNIMGRRLSDNEEIDDAPVSAHVKRTAQESFAPEAFVVRRSMPWIEGDRAGLMFLAFGFSLDAFEAQLRRMSGLEDGITDGLYRISRPITGGYYWCPPLKDGHLDLRALRIG is encoded by the coding sequence ATGAGTTACTACCAGCCAGGCATTCTCGCCACCCCTGTACCTGCGCAAGCACGTCATCTGTTTTTTGCCCTCCAGTCGGTTGAAGCACTGCCGCAGGCAATCGACAACCTGATGAGTCTGGTGGATGGCAAGTCGGTGGTGGTCGGTTTCGGTGAATCCCTGGCCAGGGCCCTTAACGTCGAGATCGACGGCCTGCGCAGCTTCCCGGCCATGACCGGCGTCGGCGTCGAAAACCCGTCGACCCAGCACGCCCTGTGGGTCTGGCTGCACGGCGTCGACCGTGGTGAGCTGCTCAACCGCTGCAATGCCTTCGAAGCCGCACTAGCCCCGGCCCTGTCTCTGGTAGAGGCTCAGGAAGCCTTCCGCCACAAGGATGGCCATGACCTGACCGGCTACGAAGACGGCACCGAAAACCCCCACGACGAAGCCGCCATCGCCGCCGCGCTGCTAAGCGAAGGCGCCGAAGGTCTGGTGGGTGGCAGCTTCGCTGCGATCCAGCAGTGGCAGCACGACCTCAAGGGTTTTCACAAGCTGTCCGCCGACGACAAAGACAACATCATGGGCCGTCGCCTCAGCGACAACGAAGAGATCGACGACGCGCCAGTCTCCGCCCACGTCAAACGCACCGCGCAGGAAAGCTTCGCGCCTGAGGCATTTGTCGTGCGCCGTTCGATGCCGTGGATCGAAGGTGATCGCGCCGGTCTGATGTTCCTCGCGTTCGGTTTTTCGCTGGATGCCTTCGAAGCGCAACTGCGCCGCATGAGCGGTCTGGAAGACGGCATCACCGATGGTTTGTATCGCATCAGCCGTCCGATCACCGGCGGCTATTACTGGTGCCCGCCGCTCAAGGACGGTCATCTCGACCTGCGCGCTTTGCGCATCGGCTGA
- a CDS encoding Gfo/Idh/MocA family protein, protein MDVVRWGMIGCGSVAERKSGPAFYKAPGSALVAVMGRRLEAVTDYATRHGIARVYTDVDALINDPEVDAVYIATPPDSHRAYSLKVAAAGKHCCVEKPMALNAGQSREMQQGFADAGLHLFVSYYRRSLPRFQHVRQWLQQGRIGDVRHLSWTLTKAPSAADLQGSNNWRTDPAVAGGGYFADLASHGFDLFQYLLGDITEVAGFTAHQAGLYAAEDAVSASWRFASGALGMGCWSFVADRREDRVEIIGSEGRISFSVFDEHPVQLHADEHISLEIPHHEHIQWHHVLGMNAHIRGDSQHPAVAEQALKTDWVMDQILKRH, encoded by the coding sequence ATGGACGTGGTGCGTTGGGGCATGATCGGTTGCGGCAGCGTCGCTGAACGCAAGAGCGGCCCGGCCTTCTACAAGGCCCCCGGTTCGGCGCTGGTGGCGGTGATGGGCCGACGCCTTGAAGCCGTCACCGATTACGCCACGCGCCACGGCATCGCGCGGGTTTACACCGATGTCGATGCGCTGATCAACGATCCGGAGGTGGACGCGGTGTACATCGCCACGCCGCCCGACAGTCACCGCGCCTACAGCCTCAAAGTCGCCGCCGCCGGCAAGCATTGCTGCGTGGAAAAGCCCATGGCGCTCAACGCCGGGCAAAGCCGCGAAATGCAGCAAGGGTTTGCCGACGCCGGTTTGCACCTGTTCGTTTCCTACTACCGCCGTTCATTGCCGCGCTTTCAACACGTGCGGCAATGGCTGCAGCAGGGCCGCATCGGCGATGTGCGGCACCTGAGCTGGACGCTGACCAAGGCACCTTCAGCGGCGGACCTGCAGGGCAGCAACAATTGGCGCACTGATCCGGCAGTGGCGGGCGGTGGTTACTTCGCCGATCTGGCCAGCCACGGTTTCGACCTGTTCCAGTACCTGCTCGGCGATATCACTGAAGTTGCCGGTTTCACTGCGCATCAGGCCGGGCTGTATGCGGCTGAAGACGCCGTCAGCGCCAGTTGGCGGTTTGCATCTGGAGCACTGGGCATGGGCTGCTGGAGCTTTGTCGCGGACAGGCGAGAAGATCGGGTCGAGATCATCGGCAGCGAAGGGCGCATCAGTTTTTCGGTATTTGATGAGCATCCCGTGCAACTGCATGCCGATGAACACATCAGCCTGGAAATCCCCCATCACGAGCACATTCAGTGGCATCACGTACTGGGCATGAATGCGCATATTCGTGGCGATTCACAACACCCGGCAGTCGCCGAACAAGCCCTGAAAACTGACTGGGTCATGGATCAGATTCTCAAGCGCCACTGA
- a CDS encoding GntR family transcriptional regulator, protein MTDNVLSLSSVPLHTQLRDVLRARILDGEYPQDSQMPSESELGALFKVSRITVRQALGDLQKEGLIFKIHGKGTFVAKPKTFQNVSSLQGLAESMTGRGYEVINRLRSFKFIPADKRVAECLQVAEGETVAQIKRVRLINREPISLEITYLPKAVGERLEKADLVTRDIFLILENDCGIALGHADLAIDAVLADSDLTQALNVEAGSPIMRIERLTHDAQGQPLDFEHLYYRGDAFQYRLRIDRQKGEQA, encoded by the coding sequence ATGACCGATAACGTTCTCTCCCTCAGTAGCGTGCCTTTGCACACTCAGTTACGCGATGTCCTGCGCGCGCGCATTCTCGATGGCGAATACCCGCAAGACAGCCAGATGCCGTCCGAAAGCGAACTCGGCGCGCTGTTCAAAGTCAGCCGCATCACCGTGCGCCAGGCCTTGGGTGATCTGCAAAAGGAAGGGCTGATCTTCAAGATCCACGGCAAAGGCACCTTCGTCGCCAAACCGAAAACCTTCCAGAACGTCAGCAGCCTGCAAGGCCTCGCCGAGTCCATGACCGGTCGCGGCTACGAGGTGATCAACCGCCTGCGCAGCTTCAAATTCATCCCGGCCGACAAGCGCGTCGCCGAGTGTTTGCAGGTCGCCGAAGGCGAAACCGTGGCGCAGATCAAGCGCGTGCGGCTGATCAACCGCGAGCCCATCTCGCTGGAAATCACTTACCTGCCAAAAGCCGTCGGCGAGCGCCTGGAGAAGGCCGATCTGGTCACCCGCGACATCTTCCTGATCCTCGAAAACGACTGCGGCATCGCCCTCGGCCACGCAGATCTGGCCATCGACGCGGTGCTGGCCGACAGCGACCTGACCCAGGCGCTGAACGTCGAGGCCGGCTCGCCGATCATGCGCATCGAGCGCCTGACCCACGATGCTCAGGGCCAGCCGCTGGACTTCGAACACCTTTACTACCGTGGCGATGCGTTCCAGTACCGCCTGCGGATCGACCGGCAAAAAGGGGAGCAGGCATGA
- a CDS encoding fumarate reductase/succinate dehydrogenase flavoprotein subunit, translating to MTRSTLEQEYDIVVIGGGTAGPMAAIKAKEKNRDLRVLLVDKANVKRSGAISMGMDGLNNAIIPGHSTPEQYTKEITIANDGIVNQAAVYAYATHSFETIEQLDRWGVKFEKDETGDYAVKKVHHMGAYVLPMPEGHDIKKVLYRQLKRARVSVTNRLVCTRLLTDEEGAVNGVMGFDCRTADFHVIKAKAVILACGAAGRLGLPSSGYLMGTYENPTNAGDGYAMAYHAGAELANLECFQINPLIKDYNGPACAYVTGPLGGYTANNKGERFIECDYWSGQMMWEFHQELESGNGPVFLKLDHLAEETIQNIEEILHSNERPSRGQFHANRGTDYRTQMVEMHISEIGFCSGHSASGVWVNERAETSVKGLYSAGDMAAVPHNYMLGAFTYGWFAGHNAADFVAGREFSTLDAGQIEKEKARVYAPLDREHGLPPAQVEYKLRRFVNDYLQPPKVTKKMQIGLQRFSDIERDLEQMKANNAHELMRAMETSVIRDCAEMAARASLFRAESRWGLYHYRVDHPQRNDAEWFCHCHLKKGDDGQMTSFKKAVEPYIIPLDAEEMQAYDRLRVGAFAA from the coding sequence ATGACACGCAGCACGCTTGAGCAGGAATACGACATCGTCGTGATCGGCGGCGGCACGGCCGGTCCGATGGCGGCGATCAAGGCCAAAGAGAAAAACCGTGATCTGCGTGTGCTGCTGGTCGACAAGGCCAACGTCAAGCGCAGCGGCGCGATCAGCATGGGCATGGACGGTCTGAACAACGCGATCATCCCCGGCCACTCGACGCCCGAGCAGTACACCAAGGAAATCACCATCGCCAACGACGGCATCGTCAATCAGGCGGCGGTGTACGCCTACGCAACGCACAGCTTCGAAACCATCGAGCAACTTGACCGCTGGGGTGTGAAGTTCGAGAAGGACGAGACCGGCGATTACGCAGTGAAAAAAGTCCACCACATGGGCGCCTACGTGCTGCCGATGCCGGAAGGGCACGACATCAAGAAAGTTCTCTATCGCCAGTTGAAGCGCGCGCGGGTGAGCGTCACCAATCGACTGGTCTGCACGCGTTTGCTGACCGACGAGGAGGGCGCGGTCAACGGTGTGATGGGCTTCGATTGCCGCACCGCCGACTTCCATGTGATCAAGGCCAAAGCGGTGATTCTTGCCTGCGGCGCGGCCGGTCGTCTCGGGTTGCCGTCGTCGGGCTACCTGATGGGCACCTATGAAAACCCGACCAATGCCGGCGACGGTTACGCGATGGCGTATCACGCCGGGGCCGAACTGGCGAACCTCGAATGCTTCCAGATCAACCCGCTGATCAAGGACTACAACGGCCCGGCCTGCGCCTACGTCACCGGCCCGTTGGGCGGCTACACCGCCAACAACAAGGGCGAACGCTTCATCGAGTGCGACTACTGGAGCGGGCAGATGATGTGGGAGTTCCATCAGGAACTGGAAAGCGGCAACGGCCCGGTGTTTCTCAAACTCGACCATCTGGCCGAGGAAACCATCCAGAACATCGAGGAGATTTTGCACAGCAACGAGCGCCCGAGTCGTGGCCAGTTTCACGCCAATCGCGGCACCGATTACCGCACGCAGATGGTCGAGATGCACATCTCCGAAATCGGCTTTTGCAGCGGCCACTCGGCGTCCGGGGTGTGGGTCAACGAACGTGCCGAGACCTCTGTGAAAGGCTTGTACTCCGCCGGTGACATGGCCGCTGTGCCGCACAACTACATGCTCGGCGCGTTTACCTACGGCTGGTTTGCCGGGCACAACGCGGCGGATTTTGTCGCCGGGCGTGAGTTCTCCACACTGGATGCCGGGCAGATCGAGAAAGAGAAAGCGCGGGTCTACGCACCGCTGGATCGCGAACACGGCCTGCCGCCGGCGCAGGTCGAGTACAAGCTGCGGCGCTTCGTCAACGACTACCTGCAACCGCCGAAAGTGACCAAGAAGATGCAGATCGGCCTGCAACGCTTCAGCGACATCGAGCGCGACCTCGAGCAGATGAAAGCCAACAACGCTCATGAACTGATGCGCGCGATGGAAACCAGCGTGATCCGTGACTGCGCTGAAATGGCCGCGCGTGCTTCGCTGTTCCGCGCCGAAAGCCGCTGGGGGCTGTACCACTACCGCGTCGATCACCCGCAACGTAACGACGCTGAGTGGTTCTGCCATTGCCATCTGAAGAAGGGCGACGACGGCCAGATGACCAGTTTCAAGAAAGCCGTCGAGCCTTACATCATCCCGCTCGATGCCGAAGAAATGCAGGCCTACGACCGCTTGCGGGTGGGCGCTTTCGCCGCGTGA
- a CDS encoding 4Fe-4S dicluster domain-containing protein has protein sequence MAYQAQEIFFRSNAPVTVDEDKCIAEKGCTVCVDVCPMDLLAINPATQKAYMAFDECWYCMPCEKDCPTGAVKVDIPYLLR, from the coding sequence ATGGCCTATCAAGCTCAGGAAATCTTCTTCCGCTCCAACGCCCCCGTCACCGTGGACGAGGACAAATGCATCGCCGAAAAGGGCTGCACCGTGTGCGTCGACGTCTGCCCGATGGACCTGCTGGCGATCAACCCGGCCACGCAAAAGGCTTACATGGCGTTCGATGAATGCTGGTACTGCATGCCGTGTGAAAAGGACTGCCCGACGGGGGCCGTGAAAGTCGATATCCCTTATTTATTGCGTTGA
- a CDS encoding ABC transporter substrate-binding protein translates to MIRGETLMLRAAIAGLVLASFTVSASAETIRIAIGTQDTTINCAAGGLLIRELGLLDKYLPHDGAYKDARYDVQWKNFTSGAPLTNEMVAGKLDFGAMADFPGAFNGVAFETAGKHSLFISVLSGSTKGSGNGIVVPSASGVQSLSELKGKTISVPFASTAHGMLLRAVAEQGWDPLKDVNIIAQPPEVAGSALQAGKIDAHADFVPFAELFPSRGFARKIYDGAQANAPTFHGALVDQAYAKKYPEIVVAYLRASIEANQLLAAEPEKYSELIAKVTGVDAEVNYLFHGALGVQTRDLSWKPEYRQAVGTAIDTLKLLKKADRGLDLNTFVDDQYIRAAFKASNLDYTAQLANYAQTPLKAVDAASGKAITDFSHVAEIWVRGEDKVRQYASAEGAFTALAALKQEGKNIRAVYAQASDSGIKLLADQAWFASDAKGRLSAFLLKGQAQQFAAAQGGKVFDFTDATTQAVATR, encoded by the coding sequence ATGATTCGAGGGGAAACACTCATGTTGCGTGCAGCAATCGCCGGTCTGGTACTGGCTTCGTTTACCGTGTCGGCCTCGGCCGAAACCATCCGCATCGCCATCGGCACCCAGGACACCACCATCAACTGCGCTGCTGGCGGTCTGTTGATCCGTGAGCTTGGTCTGCTCGACAAATACCTGCCCCACGACGGCGCCTACAAAGACGCCAGGTATGACGTGCAGTGGAAGAACTTCACCAGCGGCGCGCCGCTGACCAACGAGATGGTCGCCGGCAAGCTCGACTTCGGCGCCATGGCCGATTTCCCCGGTGCGTTCAATGGCGTGGCGTTTGAAACCGCCGGCAAGCACAGCCTGTTCATCAGTGTGTTGTCGGGCAGCACCAAGGGCAGCGGCAACGGCATCGTCGTGCCGAGCGCGTCCGGCGTGCAGTCGCTGAGCGAACTCAAGGGCAAGACCATCTCGGTGCCGTTTGCCTCCACGGCACATGGCATGTTGCTGCGCGCGGTGGCAGAGCAGGGCTGGGATCCGCTCAAAGACGTGAACATCATCGCCCAGCCGCCAGAAGTCGCCGGCTCCGCGTTGCAGGCCGGCAAGATCGACGCCCACGCCGACTTTGTGCCGTTCGCCGAGCTGTTCCCGAGCCGCGGTTTCGCTCGCAAGATCTACGATGGCGCCCAGGCGAATGCGCCGACGTTCCACGGCGCGCTGGTGGATCAAGCCTATGCGAAAAAGTACCCGGAAATCGTTGTCGCTTATCTGCGCGCCAGTATCGAGGCCAATCAGTTGCTGGCCGCCGAACCTGAGAAGTACAGCGAGCTGATCGCCAAAGTCACCGGCGTTGATGCCGAGGTCAACTATCTGTTCCACGGTGCGCTTGGCGTGCAAACCCGTGATCTGAGCTGGAAGCCCGAGTATCGCCAGGCAGTCGGCACGGCCATCGACACGTTGAAACTGCTGAAGAAGGCGGATCGTGGGCTGGATCTGAACACCTTCGTCGACGACCAGTACATCCGCGCCGCGTTCAAGGCCTCGAACCTGGATTACACCGCGCAACTGGCCAACTACGCGCAAACGCCGTTGAAAGCGGTGGATGCGGCCAGCGGTAAAGCCATCACCGACTTCAGCCACGTCGCCGAAATCTGGGTGCGCGGTGAAGACAAGGTGCGCCAGTACGCCTCGGCCGAAGGTGCGTTCACCGCGTTGGCCGCTTTGAAACAGGAAGGCAAAAACATCCGTGCGGTGTATGCGCAGGCCAGTGACAGCGGGATCAAGTTGTTGGCGGATCAGGCGTGGTTTGCCAGTGATGCCAAGGGGCGTTTGAGTGCGTTTCTACTCAAGGGCCAGGCACAACAGTTTGCGGCGGCGCAGGGCGGCAAGGTTTTCGACTTCACCGATGCCACAACTCAGGCAGTCGCCACCCGCTAA
- a CDS encoding ABC transporter permease, protein MYRSFSRWVPRAASLLLCLLFWQLAASHHWNLGLVTFANVPTPLAVIEAALGLGDSGKLLQHLTASLSRVFAGYLAALLIGIALGLAIGRSKWAEDLLLPPLEVLRPIPAVAWIPLAILMFPSSELSMVFITFTGALFPILLNTVHGVEGVDPRLIASAKSLGAGRRAILLEVILPGAAPSIITGLAIGMGTSWFCLVTAEMISGQFGIGYYTWESYTIQNYADIVVGMLLIGVLGMGSSGLIKRLGGLFTPWHRPRGKA, encoded by the coding sequence GTGTACCGATCATTTTCACGCTGGGTTCCGAGAGCCGCCTCCCTGCTGCTCTGCCTGCTGTTCTGGCAACTCGCCGCCAGCCACCACTGGAACCTCGGCTTGGTCACCTTCGCCAACGTCCCCACGCCATTGGCGGTGATCGAAGCCGCACTCGGTCTGGGCGACTCCGGAAAGCTCCTGCAACACCTGACCGCCAGCCTCAGCCGCGTCTTCGCCGGCTACCTCGCTGCATTGCTGATCGGCATCGCCCTGGGCCTGGCCATCGGCCGTTCGAAATGGGCCGAAGACCTGCTGCTGCCACCGCTGGAAGTGCTGCGCCCGATCCCGGCCGTGGCATGGATTCCATTGGCAATCCTCATGTTTCCGTCGTCGGAGCTGTCGATGGTGTTCATCACCTTCACCGGTGCGCTATTCCCGATCCTGCTCAACACCGTGCACGGCGTCGAAGGCGTCGACCCGCGCCTGATCGCCTCGGCAAAAAGCCTCGGCGCAGGGCGCCGGGCGATCCTGCTGGAAGTGATCCTGCCCGGCGCCGCGCCAAGCATCATCACCGGTCTGGCCATCGGCATGGGCACGTCGTGGTTCTGCCTGGTGACGGCCGAGATGATCTCCGGCCAGTTCGGCATCGGTTACTACACCTGGGAGTCCTACACCATTCAAAACTATGCCGACATCGTCGTCGGCATGTTGCTGATCGGCGTGCTGGGCATGGGCAGCAGTGGGTTGATCAAACGTTTGGGCGGGCTGTTCACGCCTTGGCATCGTCCACGAGGAAAAGCCTGA
- a CDS encoding ABC transporter ATP-binding protein, giving the protein MSVMQTPEGRIDIRQLSIVLGEGRQAFEAVQGLDCQIEPGQFVCILGPSGCGKSTLLGALAGHLSAHTGSLKVDGSEVSGPSPQRGMVFQHHTLFPWRTVRDNVAFGLKMRGIGKAERHRAADEILKLVGLDGFAERWPDQLSGGMQQRVEIARVLVNRPRLLLMDEPFGALDALTRLNMQELLLDIWTRIRTTVVFVTHDIDEALFLADRLLVMSARPGRIIEDLRLDFARPRTTELVTSHEFSRLKRHCLDLLRHDNDRPLPRLNPLGLPPENPLPRFAL; this is encoded by the coding sequence ATGAGCGTGATGCAAACCCCGGAGGGGCGGATCGACATCCGTCAATTGTCCATTGTCCTCGGCGAAGGTCGGCAAGCATTTGAAGCGGTGCAGGGCCTCGATTGCCAGATCGAACCCGGGCAGTTCGTGTGCATTCTCGGCCCGTCCGGTTGCGGAAAATCGACCTTGCTCGGCGCGCTGGCGGGGCATTTGAGCGCACACACCGGCAGCCTGAAAGTCGATGGCAGCGAGGTGTCCGGCCCGTCGCCGCAGCGCGGCATGGTGTTCCAGCATCACACACTGTTCCCGTGGCGCACGGTGCGCGACAACGTCGCGTTCGGTCTGAAGATGCGTGGCATTGGCAAGGCCGAGCGCCATCGCGCTGCTGATGAAATCCTCAAACTGGTCGGTCTCGACGGTTTCGCCGAACGCTGGCCGGATCAGCTCTCCGGCGGCATGCAGCAACGGGTGGAGATTGCCCGGGTGCTGGTCAATCGTCCACGGCTGTTGCTGATGGACGAGCCATTCGGCGCGCTGGATGCGCTGACCCGGCTGAACATGCAGGAACTGCTGCTGGACATCTGGACGCGCATCCGCACCACCGTGGTGTTCGTCACCCACGACATCGACGAGGCGCTGTTTCTCGCCGACCGCTTGCTGGTGATGAGCGCGCGGCCGGGGCGAATCATTGAAGACTTGCGCCTGGATTTTGCGCGTCCGCGCACCACGGAACTGGTGACCAGCCATGAGTTCTCGCGTTTGAAACGCCACTGCCTCGACCTGCTGCGCCACGACAACGACCGACCGCTGCCGCGCCTCAATCCGCTCGGCTTGCCTCCCGAAAACCCTTTGCCGCGATTTGCCCTATGA
- a CDS encoding HEAT repeat domain-containing protein has protein sequence MTSIFAVTDNQDILDLQPRLTAEDAGVRRIALIDLADLEEPDGLVWLVDRLGSDTAEDVRAEAARLLEAWEDEAVVQALCEALTDPSPAVQSAAAQSLSLLKTEAAGRVILPWTEHADVSVRIAAFRALRELRFTDAAPAAIEALSDADAHVRREAVGVLGWLKQLDALPALAQLASADPDTEVRRAATGALGLASGADVLPALRQALQDDAWQVREEAATTLGKVGHSDAGPALIEALGDDYWQVRLRATRSLGRLRFAPALDALIDTLGHRISNLRKEAALALGELNDRGAVAALQAAQDDGDPEVRKAVRIALSQLQ, from the coding sequence ATGACTTCTATTTTTGCTGTGACCGATAACCAGGACATTCTTGACCTGCAACCGCGCCTGACGGCCGAAGACGCGGGCGTGCGGCGCATTGCCCTGATTGATCTGGCTGACCTCGAAGAACCGGATGGCCTGGTGTGGTTGGTCGATCGCCTCGGGTCAGATACAGCGGAAGACGTCCGTGCTGAAGCTGCACGTCTGCTTGAGGCCTGGGAAGATGAGGCCGTTGTACAAGCTTTGTGTGAAGCACTGACCGATCCGTCGCCGGCGGTGCAATCTGCCGCCGCGCAGAGCCTGAGCCTGCTCAAGACCGAAGCGGCAGGCCGGGTGATTCTGCCGTGGACCGAGCATGCCGACGTCAGCGTGCGGATCGCCGCGTTCCGTGCCCTGCGCGAATTACGTTTCACCGACGCCGCGCCGGCGGCCATCGAGGCGCTGAGCGATGCCGACGCCCATGTGCGCCGTGAGGCCGTGGGCGTGCTCGGCTGGCTCAAGCAGCTCGACGCGTTGCCGGCATTGGCGCAGTTGGCCAGTGCTGACCCGGACACCGAGGTGCGCCGCGCTGCCACCGGTGCTCTCGGTCTGGCCTCTGGCGCCGACGTGCTGCCAGCCTTGCGCCAGGCCTTGCAGGACGACGCCTGGCAAGTGCGCGAGGAAGCGGCGACTACCTTGGGTAAAGTCGGCCACAGCGACGCCGGCCCGGCATTGATCGAAGCGCTGGGCGACGATTATTGGCAAGTCCGCCTGCGCGCCACCCGCAGCCTCGGCCGCTTGCGTTTCGCTCCCGCGCTGGATGCCTTGATCGACACCCTCGGCCATCGCATCAGCAACCTGCGCAAGGAAGCGGCGTTGGCCTTGGGCGAGTTGAATGATCGCGGTGCAGTGGCAGCGTTGCAGGCCGCGCAGGACGATGGCGACCCGGAAGTGCGTAAAGCGGTGCGGATTGCCTTGAGTCAGCTGCAATGA
- a CDS encoding DUF971 domain-containing protein, whose amino-acid sequence MNPVSVGNSHREQTLRLSWPDGSESVLDHAELRRQCPCSQCRAFRLRGSAPLVDDRVRIIELNPQGYGVQLVFSDGHQRGIYPWAYLANLTP is encoded by the coding sequence ATGAACCCGGTCTCTGTCGGCAATTCACACCGCGAGCAAACCCTGCGCCTGAGCTGGCCGGATGGCAGCGAGTCGGTGCTGGATCACGCCGAACTGCGCCGCCAGTGTCCCTGCTCGCAATGCCGCGCCTTTCGCCTGCGCGGTTCTGCCCCCCTGGTCGATGATCGCGTGCGCATTATCGAACTCAACCCCCAAGGCTATGGCGTGCAACTGGTGTTCAGCGACGGGCACCAGCGCGGCATCTACCCGTGGGCCTATCTGGCAAACCTCACTCCTTAG